From the genome of Pseudomonadota bacterium, one region includes:
- a CDS encoding Tad domain-containing protein produces MAVAVALLGLILLVTAFGLLRFGRLRLERQQLQQAADSLALAAGIVLRDEGREAAGQHALSALAARLALAITGRQDVQLLPIELQLEHDAAGREIGEVLTVRLSASAEPLMAGRAAIQLQAAAAVRLGRELQPAGSEGWPAVVYVVEATNSLWQKIEGTEQSFWEIVYQAFNQTKLEQLPAATGLVAFARQEQLPAVEPRLHNSPAIRAGLQQLNRIADVRRGSPFSFAFIRAYFDSSTRNIDLGLKRAAALLAAPQHARRSRNVVLVATGPPLTDERAYLQQLMQFWRSPSDETMESARALRGPAARPGAALYSVELGTWRYPTEVLDEWAWGMVARLQGKTMARFLVDAAGAAGSEGGDPAYYYPLNLVDTADRLGDRLTSGACSFRVGADRGAAAAEQDSAAISRAARAGRLGVFVVGESEGSERRLPRLLDGTTNALAQEQTQGYALQNLRGWPELRLALGTCLALGRDPHQRLLVRWGEPAPRLPALAAN; encoded by the coding sequence GTGGCGGTAGCCGTCGCGTTGCTGGGGCTGATCCTGCTGGTGACGGCCTTCGGCCTCTTGCGCTTCGGGCGCCTGCGGCTCGAGCGGCAGCAGCTGCAGCAGGCTGCCGACAGCCTGGCGCTGGCGGCGGGGATCGTGCTGCGCGACGAAGGGCGTGAGGCCGCTGGCCAGCATGCCCTCAGCGCGCTGGCGGCGCGGCTGGCGCTCGCGATCACCGGGCGCCAGGACGTCCAGCTGCTGCCGATCGAGCTGCAGCTCGAGCACGATGCCGCGGGCCGCGAGATCGGCGAGGTCCTCACCGTGCGGCTCAGCGCCTCGGCCGAGCCGCTGATGGCGGGGCGCGCAGCGATTCAGCTCCAGGCCGCGGCCGCGGTGCGCCTCGGTCGGGAGCTTCAGCCCGCTGGCAGCGAGGGCTGGCCGGCGGTGGTCTACGTCGTCGAGGCGACCAACTCGCTCTGGCAGAAGATCGAGGGCACCGAGCAGAGCTTCTGGGAGATTGTCTATCAGGCCTTCAATCAGACCAAGCTCGAGCAGCTCCCCGCGGCGACGGGGCTCGTCGCCTTTGCTCGCCAGGAGCAGCTCCCCGCGGTCGAGCCGCGGCTGCACAATAGCCCCGCGATCAGGGCAGGCCTGCAGCAGCTCAACAGGATCGCCGACGTGCGCAGGGGTAGTCCCTTCAGCTTCGCGTTCATCAGGGCATATTTCGATAGTTCGACGCGCAACATCGACCTCGGCCTGAAGCGCGCCGCCGCGCTGCTCGCCGCGCCGCAGCACGCCAGGCGCAGCCGCAATGTCGTGCTCGTCGCGACCGGCCCGCCCTTGACCGACGAGCGCGCCTACCTTCAGCAGCTGATGCAGTTTTGGCGCAGCCCCTCCGACGAGACCATGGAGAGCGCCCGCGCGCTGCGCGGCCCCGCGGCGAGGCCGGGCGCCGCGCTCTACAGCGTCGAGCTCGGGACGTGGAGATACCCGACCGAGGTGCTCGACGAATGGGCATGGGGGATGGTGGCGCGCCTTCAGGGCAAGACGATGGCCAGGTTCCTCGTCGATGCGGCGGGGGCGGCGGGCAGCGAGGGTGGCGATCCGGCGTACTACTACCCGCTCAACCTGGTCGACACGGCGGACCGTCTCGGCGACCGGCTGACCTCTGGAGCGTGCAGCTTCCGCGTCGGGGCCGATCGCGGCGCTGCGGCTGCCGAGCAGGATTCGGCGGCGATCAGCCGTGCCGCGCGTGCGGGTCGCCTCGGGGTCTTCGTCGTCGGCGAAAGCGAGGGCAGCGAGCGCCGACTGCCGCGTCTGCTCGACGGCACGACGAACGCGCTGGCGCAGGAGCAGACCCAAGGCTATGCGCTGCAGAACCTGCGGGGCTGGCCGGAGCTACGCCTCGCGCTCGGCACCTGCCTCGCGCTGGGGCGCGATCCGCATCAGCGCTTGCTCGTGCGCTGGGGCGAGCCTGCGCCGAGGCTGCCAGCGCTGGCCGCGAACTGA
- a CDS encoding tetratricopeptide repeat protein yields MRQASRDGLRQPTARDVAGLRYEMVESLVAQGSYDAAVPLLNQLLLQHPRAARLHLLRGIVLREKRVLPAAESELRLAVRLNRNDPEAHAALGAVLMRQRRYREAERAHRQALALAPHFAAYHNDLGFCLLVQRRLPAARAALLQAVRLDATLRRAFNNLGLTLGLMGRSEEAREAFAQAGSRALALTNMGYVEELRGRPLAARRYYEQALREERGYRPALRNLHALEPGRALREPAAEVAPLPAEEEDADVDAEGTSGAVGSEGATGRAAAVPVAPAAGDDQRLLQGRAPR; encoded by the coding sequence ATGCGCCAGGCGTCGCGCGATGGTCTGCGCCAGCCCACGGCGCGTGACGTCGCCGGGCTGCGCTACGAGATGGTCGAGTCGTTGGTGGCCCAGGGGAGCTACGACGCAGCGGTGCCGCTGCTGAACCAGTTGCTGTTGCAGCATCCACGCGCCGCGCGCCTGCATCTGCTGCGCGGTATCGTGCTGCGCGAGAAGCGCGTGCTGCCGGCCGCCGAGAGCGAGCTCCGCCTGGCCGTGCGCCTCAACCGCAACGACCCCGAGGCGCACGCGGCGCTGGGGGCGGTCTTGATGCGGCAGCGGCGTTACCGCGAGGCCGAGCGCGCGCACCGCCAGGCGCTCGCCTTGGCCCCGCACTTCGCTGCCTATCACAATGACCTGGGTTTCTGTTTGTTGGTGCAGCGGCGCTTGCCCGCGGCGCGAGCGGCGCTGCTGCAGGCCGTGCGACTGGATGCGACCCTGCGCCGCGCCTTCAATAACCTGGGGCTGACGCTGGGACTGATGGGGCGCTCGGAGGAGGCGCGTGAGGCCTTCGCCCAGGCGGGCAGTCGCGCCCTGGCGCTGACGAACATGGGCTACGTCGAGGAGCTGCGTGGGCGACCCTTGGCCGCGCGCCGCTACTACGAGCAGGCGTTGCGCGAGGAACGGGGCTATCGACCCGCCTTGCGCAACCTTCATGCGCTCGAGCCTGGGCGCGCGCTGCGCGAGCCGGCAGCGGAGGTGGCACCGCTTCCGGCGGAGGAGGAGGACGCTGATGTCGATGCTGAAGGGACGAGCGGAGCGGTCGGTTCGGAGGGCGCGACGGGGCGCGCTGCTGCTGTGCCTGTGGCTCCTGCCGCTGGGGACGATCAGCGCTTGCTTCAAGGTCGAGCACCTCGGTGA
- a CDS encoding type II secretion system F family protein: MPVVVLEALSLLLCVLLAAGALLIAIRLRRLRAGAAAIAEDAREPPALGGWRRLGARLRPTRGGEAEALQQRLVHAGLYGRDAIDLFVAVRFVVLVAGFLLVLGGRALVAESSFDQLLLVLVVAAVVVIGPNAWLGSRIRRRQREVSEALPDVLDLLVVCLEAGLGLEQALERVVRGGGSSVGESRLLRQELDTVLSDVQLGMPVAAAWRRLAQRLGGEDVSSVAALIAKASVMGARLGELLRGHSKTVRQRQLLRLEEATGTANAQLALPLTICLLPAALLLMMGPAALALFRGL, translated from the coding sequence ATGCCGGTAGTCGTGCTTGAGGCGCTCTCGTTGCTGCTCTGCGTGCTGCTGGCCGCGGGGGCGCTGCTGATCGCGATCCGGCTCCGTCGCTTGCGCGCGGGCGCGGCAGCGATCGCCGAGGACGCCCGTGAGCCGCCCGCCCTCGGCGGTTGGCGTCGACTGGGTGCGCGCCTGCGACCGACGCGGGGCGGGGAGGCGGAGGCGCTGCAGCAGCGGCTGGTTCATGCAGGGCTCTACGGCCGCGACGCGATCGATCTCTTCGTCGCCGTGCGCTTCGTCGTGCTGGTGGCGGGGTTCTTGCTCGTGCTGGGCGGGCGCGCCCTGGTGGCGGAGAGCAGCTTCGACCAGCTGCTGCTCGTGCTCGTGGTGGCGGCCGTCGTGGTGATCGGCCCGAACGCCTGGCTGGGCAGCCGGATTCGGCGCCGGCAGCGCGAGGTCTCAGAGGCCCTCCCCGATGTGCTCGACCTGCTCGTCGTCTGCCTCGAGGCGGGGCTCGGTCTCGAGCAGGCGCTCGAGCGCGTCGTGCGCGGGGGCGGTAGTTCCGTCGGCGAAAGCCGACTGCTGCGGCAGGAGCTGGATACGGTGCTGAGCGACGTGCAGCTGGGGATGCCCGTGGCGGCGGCCTGGCGTCGCTTGGCTCAGCGGCTGGGCGGCGAGGACGTCAGCAGCGTGGCCGCGCTGATCGCCAAGGCCTCGGTGATGGGCGCGCGCCTCGGCGAGTTGTTGCGGGGCCACTCCAAGACCGTGAGACAGCGCCAGCTCCTGCGTTTGGAGGAGGCCACCGGCACCGCGAACGCTCAGCTCGCGTTGCCGCTGACGATCTGCCTGCTGCCGGCGGCCCTGTTGCTGATGATGGGACCAGCCGCCCTGGCCCTCTTCCGAGGGCTCTGA
- a CDS encoding type II secretion system F family protein, which translates to MSGAQVYPWLAVAVALALFCALQAGYWWARGRRRRAIARASEGLLGMLARAAPQGIQIRARARAASQLGRLAALPAIERLRDALAQGGFAIDARRFLLVAAAAAGGTLILGLVVGAGWLGAAVLAALVCLGLHVHVTRRCEARLRVVDAQLPRALESMVFSLRAGRGLEEAVRSAAEETEPPLSVDLRRCYEEYALGRPIEAALQQLRTRWPAVRALYSFVEAVAVLKRTGGNLVEVMETLIETLRLQAAHQARHRALTAEGRVSGLILTVLPLLAVAGQALVSPGALVTIAADASGRMILLTAAALWAVGAVWVARLGRPGRGGA; encoded by the coding sequence ATGAGCGGGGCGCAGGTCTACCCCTGGCTGGCGGTGGCGGTGGCGCTGGCGCTCTTCTGCGCGCTGCAGGCGGGCTACTGGTGGGCCCGGGGCCGGCGGCGGCGAGCGATCGCGCGGGCCAGTGAGGGGCTGCTGGGGATGCTCGCGCGGGCCGCCCCGCAGGGGATCCAGATTCGCGCGCGCGCGCGGGCCGCCTCCCAGCTCGGACGGCTGGCGGCGCTGCCGGCGATCGAGCGCTTGCGCGACGCGTTGGCCCAGGGGGGCTTCGCGATCGACGCGCGGCGCTTCTTGCTGGTGGCGGCAGCGGCGGCGGGCGGGACCCTCATCCTTGGGCTTGTCGTCGGCGCCGGCTGGCTCGGCGCGGCGGTCCTCGCGGCGCTCGTTTGCCTCGGCCTCCACGTCCACGTGACCCGGCGCTGCGAGGCGCGCCTGCGGGTCGTCGACGCGCAGCTGCCACGGGCGCTCGAGAGCATGGTCTTCAGCCTGCGCGCGGGGCGCGGGCTCGAGGAGGCGGTGCGAAGCGCGGCCGAGGAGACGGAGCCGCCCCTCTCCGTCGATCTGCGCCGCTGCTACGAGGAATATGCGCTCGGGCGGCCGATCGAGGCGGCGCTGCAGCAGCTTCGCACGCGCTGGCCGGCGGTGCGGGCGCTCTACTCCTTCGTCGAGGCCGTCGCCGTGCTCAAGCGCACGGGTGGTAACCTGGTCGAGGTGATGGAGACGCTGATCGAAACCCTGCGCCTGCAGGCGGCGCATCAGGCGCGACATCGCGCGTTGACCGCGGAGGGCCGCGTCTCGGGGCTGATCCTGACCGTCCTGCCGCTGTTGGCGGTCGCCGGTCAGGCCCTGGTCTCGCCGGGCGCGCTGGTCACGATTGCCGCCGACGCCAGCGGGCGCATGATCTTGCTCACCGCCGCGGCGCTCTGGGCAGTCGGCGCGGTCTGGGTGGCGCGCCTCGGCCGTCCGGGGCGCGGAGGGGCGTGA
- a CDS encoding CpaF family protein, with protein sequence MKVGSRLGRSGETRHEATAAAATRPVRRPAGLGDALFSEIYLEIIDRLETRGALELDPQELLQRVTELVAQALESRRLVLSTRQREQLVAAIGDEILGLGPLEPLLADATVSDILVNAPDQIYVERGGVLEEVETRFRDRAHLLNTINRIVARVGRRIDEASPMVDARLPDGSRVNAVVAPLAIDSPVLSIRRFIGGPVSLRELVDRGTLSVGIGHYLKSAVRSKCNILVCGGTGAGKTTLLNALSRYVSSRERVVTIEDSAELRLQQRHVVRLETRPPNLEGRGEVTIRDLVRNALRMRPDRIIVGEVRGSEVLDMVQAMNTGHEGSMTTLHANSVSDGFSRLLAMLSMAGTQLSESMMAQLIARAIDVVVHVARGADGRRRISAVAEVAGVEGVSFELNEVFRVARGEGASSRGAWLASGHSRLLERFAAAGVPLEQRWLGPAAGEGA encoded by the coding sequence ATGAAGGTCGGTAGTCGGCTTGGCCGCAGCGGGGAGACGCGACACGAGGCCACGGCTGCGGCCGCGACGCGTCCGGTGCGCCGGCCCGCGGGCCTCGGCGATGCGCTCTTCAGCGAGATCTACCTGGAGATCATCGACCGCCTCGAGACCCGCGGCGCGCTCGAGCTCGACCCGCAGGAGCTGCTGCAGCGCGTGACGGAGCTCGTCGCCCAGGCGTTGGAGTCGCGACGGCTGGTGCTCTCGACCCGCCAGCGCGAGCAGCTCGTCGCCGCGATCGGTGATGAGATCCTCGGCCTGGGTCCGCTCGAACCGCTGCTCGCCGACGCGACCGTCAGCGATATCCTGGTCAATGCGCCCGATCAGATCTACGTCGAGCGCGGCGGCGTGCTCGAGGAGGTCGAGACGCGTTTTCGCGATCGCGCGCACCTGCTCAACACGATCAACCGCATCGTCGCGCGCGTCGGTCGGCGGATCGACGAGGCCTCGCCGATGGTCGACGCCCGCCTGCCCGACGGCTCGCGCGTCAACGCGGTCGTGGCGCCGCTGGCGATCGACAGCCCCGTGCTCTCGATTCGCCGCTTCATCGGCGGCCCGGTCTCGCTGCGGGAGCTGGTCGATCGAGGCACGCTCTCGGTCGGCATCGGCCACTATCTCAAGAGCGCGGTGCGGTCGAAGTGCAATATCCTGGTCTGCGGCGGCACGGGCGCCGGCAAGACGACGCTGCTCAACGCGCTCTCGCGCTATGTCTCGAGCCGCGAGCGCGTGGTGACGATCGAGGACTCGGCGGAGCTGCGCTTGCAGCAGCGGCACGTCGTGCGCCTGGAGACGCGGCCGCCGAACCTCGAGGGCCGCGGTGAGGTGACGATCCGCGACCTGGTGCGCAACGCGCTGCGGATGCGTCCCGATCGCATCATCGTCGGCGAGGTGCGGGGCAGCGAGGTCTTGGACATGGTCCAGGCGATGAACACCGGCCACGAGGGCTCGATGACGACCTTGCACGCCAACAGCGTCAGCGACGGCTTCAGTCGCTTGTTGGCGATGCTCAGCATGGCCGGCACGCAGCTCTCCGAGTCGATGATGGCGCAGCTGATCGCGCGGGCGATCGATGTCGTCGTCCACGTCGCGCGCGGGGCCGATGGGCGCCGACGCATCAGCGCGGTGGCGGAGGTAGCAGGCGTGGAGGGCGTGAGCTTCGAGCTCAACGAGGTTTTCCGCGTCGCCCGCGGCGAAGGAGCGAGCAGCCGCGGGGCCTGGCTGGCTTCCGGGCACTCGCGGCTGCTCGAGCGCTTCGCCGCGGCGGGGGTACCGCTCGAGCAGCGCTGGCTCGGGCCGGCGGCCGGCGAGGGAGCGTGA
- a CDS encoding AAA family ATPase: MSAPRRVGASGGDPPRRGVEAGADPVAPRRSRRAAPTNDDPEDTEHEVERRAAEASSRQRPGAGRRRRHSLLATRVHEHSVHVRAPRPRSSRRSRRQLTVLMACHGGVGATTLAASVGAFVAQGGRRACIVDLDLQFGAVLTTLNLKGRFPLSELAAELRAHGKSGLDKAMLRGRLPRWGDALWVATQVGCVEGLAEVEADRMATLLEQIKRCFDVTLIDGVRDFNDLALAALDVADRVVLVATQDVPALRGLAARLDILRRLGYETNELHVVLNRYSEKGPVPLEAIIESLGVRPAFLVANDFKTVHRAINDGVPLPVGAPQARVTQSIAALVEALFAVPVSIERPGLWKRLLGSR, from the coding sequence GTGAGTGCGCCGCGGCGCGTCGGTGCCAGCGGTGGCGATCCCCCACGGCGCGGCGTCGAGGCAGGCGCCGACCCCGTCGCGCCCCGGCGCTCGCGCCGCGCGGCGCCGACCAACGACGACCCTGAGGACACGGAGCATGAGGTCGAGCGCCGGGCGGCCGAGGCCTCCAGCCGCCAGCGGCCCGGCGCCGGGCGTCGTCGTCGGCATAGCCTGCTCGCGACCCGGGTCCATGAGCATTCGGTGCACGTTCGCGCCCCGCGGCCGCGCAGCAGCCGGCGCTCACGCCGACAGCTAACGGTGTTGATGGCCTGCCACGGCGGCGTGGGCGCCACGACGCTGGCGGCCTCGGTCGGCGCCTTCGTGGCGCAGGGCGGCCGCCGGGCCTGTATCGTCGACCTCGATCTGCAGTTCGGTGCGGTGCTGACCACGCTCAACCTCAAGGGGCGCTTTCCGCTCTCCGAGCTGGCGGCCGAGCTTCGTGCCCACGGCAAGAGCGGCCTCGATAAGGCGATGCTGCGCGGGCGCCTGCCCCGCTGGGGCGACGCGTTATGGGTCGCCACCCAGGTGGGCTGCGTCGAGGGCCTGGCGGAGGTCGAGGCCGACCGCATGGCGACGCTGCTCGAGCAGATCAAGCGCTGCTTCGACGTCACGCTGATCGACGGCGTGCGCGACTTCAACGATCTGGCGCTGGCGGCGCTGGACGTCGCCGATCGCGTCGTCCTGGTGGCCACGCAGGACGTGCCGGCGCTGCGCGGGCTGGCAGCGCGCCTCGATATTCTCAGGCGCCTGGGCTACGAGACGAACGAGCTGCACGTCGTGCTCAACCGCTACAGCGAGAAGGGTCCGGTCCCGCTCGAGGCGATCATCGAATCGCTGGGGGTGCGCCCGGCGTTCCTGGTCGCCAATGACTTCAAGACGGTGCATCGGGCGATCAACGACGGCGTCCCGCTACCCGTGGGGGCGCCGCAGGCGCGGGTGACGCAGAGCATCGCGGCGCTGGTCGAAGCGCTCTTCGCCGTGCCCGTGAGCATCGAGCGTCCGGGGTTGTGGAAGCGCCTGCTGGGCAGCCGTTGA
- a CDS encoding type II and III secretion system protein family protein yields MAGSRWGRAVLLALCALGALGLAPVRARAESEGQVIPVTVGVGGSRLVRFRLGADRFTIADPSIAEAKLLNARALHVGGRQLGETAITVWDSRGTPVRLVVSVGVPTEGLAARLKVIFPSETIAVQSSGETLILTGSVSDPVVAERAVKVAEAHLASAVAQGAAGAASAGTASGSAADRAGAGSAGRVLNFLDIKGRQQVQVRVKVAEVSRTALRQMGVNVWARTNPAKAGSGAAAGMLAPGSTPGTVVSPSTSAGLQAESEAGEGGMVATPLLGGPVDQSFGFFLATGAASALPISVALNLMQGRQLAKILSEPTLVAYSGQRAEFLAGGEFPVPVPQGLGTTSIDYKKFGVELAFTPTVLAGNTIHLDVAVTVSEREAAGGVQILGTSVPTLRSRFGRTTIRLRNGQSFAIAGLLQDQISAAVNKVPLLGDLPILGALFRQKTFTREERELVILVTAELVRPLKPGEVPALPGEDEISDPGAVAFFLLGSIDPELKGSRRAAPAGPVGYGK; encoded by the coding sequence ATGGCAGGAAGCCGCTGGGGGCGAGCCGTGCTGCTCGCGTTATGCGCGCTGGGCGCGCTGGGTTTGGCGCCGGTGCGCGCGAGGGCCGAGAGCGAGGGCCAGGTGATTCCGGTCACCGTCGGCGTCGGTGGCTCGCGCCTCGTGCGTTTTCGCCTGGGCGCCGACCGCTTCACCATCGCCGATCCGAGCATCGCCGAGGCCAAGCTGCTCAATGCGCGGGCGCTGCACGTGGGCGGGCGGCAGCTCGGCGAGACGGCGATCACGGTCTGGGATAGCCGTGGCACGCCGGTGCGCCTCGTCGTCAGCGTGGGCGTGCCGACCGAGGGTCTGGCGGCGCGGCTGAAGGTGATTTTCCCGAGCGAGACGATCGCCGTGCAGTCCAGCGGCGAGACGCTCATCCTCACCGGCAGCGTCAGCGATCCGGTGGTCGCCGAGCGGGCGGTGAAGGTGGCCGAGGCGCACCTCGCGAGCGCCGTGGCGCAGGGCGCCGCTGGCGCGGCTTCGGCGGGTACGGCGAGTGGCTCGGCAGCGGATCGCGCCGGCGCCGGGTCGGCCGGTCGCGTGCTCAACTTCCTCGACATCAAGGGCCGCCAGCAGGTGCAGGTGCGCGTCAAGGTGGCGGAGGTCTCGCGCACCGCGCTGCGCCAGATGGGGGTCAACGTCTGGGCTCGCACCAATCCGGCAAAGGCAGGCTCCGGCGCGGCGGCCGGGATGCTGGCTCCGGGCAGCACCCCTGGCACCGTCGTCTCGCCGAGCACCTCCGCTGGGTTGCAGGCGGAGAGCGAGGCCGGCGAAGGGGGCATGGTGGCCACGCCGCTGCTCGGCGGCCCGGTCGATCAGAGCTTCGGCTTCTTCCTGGCGACGGGGGCGGCCTCGGCGCTGCCGATCAGTGTGGCGCTGAACCTGATGCAGGGGCGCCAGCTGGCCAAGATCCTCTCCGAGCCGACGCTGGTGGCCTATTCGGGACAGCGGGCCGAGTTCCTGGCCGGCGGGGAGTTTCCCGTGCCGGTACCCCAGGGCCTCGGGACCACCTCGATCGACTACAAGAAGTTCGGCGTCGAGCTCGCCTTCACGCCGACCGTGCTCGCTGGCAACACGATTCATCTCGACGTCGCCGTCACCGTTAGCGAACGCGAAGCGGCCGGCGGCGTGCAGATCCTCGGAACGAGCGTGCCGACGCTGCGCTCGCGCTTCGGGCGCACGACGATCCGGCTGCGCAACGGCCAGAGCTTCGCGATCGCCGGCTTGCTTCAAGACCAGATCAGCGCCGCGGTGAACAAGGTGCCGCTGCTCGGCGACCTGCCGATCCTCGGCGCGCTCTTTCGCCAGAAGACCTTCACGCGCGAGGAGCGCGAGCTGGTGATCCTCGTCACGGCGGAGCTGGTGCGGCCGCTCAAGCCAGGCGAGGTGCCGGCGCTCCCCGGCGAAGATGAGATCTCCGATCCCGGCGCGGTGGCGTTCTTCCTGCTCGGGTCGATCGACCCCGAGCTCAAGGGATCGCGCCGCGCCGCGCCGGCCGGGCCGGTCGGATACGGAAAGTGA
- the cpaB gene encoding Flp pilus assembly protein CpaB yields MATTERSQQTTSAGVVGFMIGAVIFAALAGLLLSRLLGQRYAQEPLRAVVVAAADLPAGQPLSTTDLRLADWPVSSVPRGAFAAIEDLMRLQTVPLVPLAQGAPVLAGQLSASGAGLGAAAKLGDGQRAVAIHTDAALALARLLYPGAHVDVLATLRSFGSGAGSKPVQTKVILQNVTVLAVGGDLDPASAWRRGAGVGGAPALSGATTSKSAQDDAERRVVTLALTPEQTERLVLAAREGVLDLALRSPRDQEPVTTSGVTPEALFRPEAGERLDPGRGGDADPPR; encoded by the coding sequence ATGGCCACCACGGAACGCTCGCAGCAGACGACCTCGGCAGGCGTGGTCGGCTTCATGATCGGGGCCGTCATCTTCGCCGCCCTGGCAGGGCTGCTGCTCTCGCGTCTGCTCGGCCAGCGCTACGCGCAAGAGCCGCTGCGGGCCGTGGTGGTCGCGGCCGCGGACCTACCCGCCGGACAGCCGCTGTCGACCACGGATCTGCGCCTCGCCGATTGGCCGGTCTCCTCGGTACCGCGCGGCGCCTTCGCCGCGATCGAGGATCTGATGCGGCTGCAAACCGTGCCCCTCGTGCCCTTGGCGCAGGGAGCGCCGGTGCTGGCCGGGCAGCTCTCGGCCAGTGGCGCCGGGCTCGGCGCAGCGGCCAAGCTCGGCGATGGGCAGCGCGCGGTCGCGATCCACACCGACGCCGCGCTGGCGCTGGCGCGCTTGCTCTACCCGGGGGCGCATGTCGACGTGCTGGCGACGCTGCGCTCCTTCGGCAGCGGCGCCGGGAGCAAGCCGGTGCAGACCAAGGTCATCCTGCAGAACGTGACCGTGCTGGCGGTCGGCGGCGACCTCGACCCGGCGAGCGCTTGGCGCCGCGGCGCTGGCGTGGGCGGAGCGCCGGCGCTGAGCGGAGCCACGACCAGCAAGAGCGCTCAAGACGACGCCGAGCGACGCGTGGTGACCTTGGCCCTGACGCCGGAGCAGACCGAGCGCCTGGTGCTGGCCGCGCGGGAGGGCGTGCTCGACCTGGCGCTGCGCAGCCCTCGCGATCAGGAGCCCGTGACCACTTCGGGGGTGACGCCCGAGGCGCTTTTCCGCCCCGAGGCCGGTGAGCGTCTCGATCCAGGGCGGGGTGGCGACGCCGATCCGCCGCGCTAG
- a CDS encoding pilus assembly protein, translated as MSPAEALRCRRRRGRGDEGIVSVELAILAPLLLLLIYGALTIGGAVYARHALFEAAGTTARLCALQPDVDCRALATQCSLGQLGSVCAELATSCRPVIVEQADRLQLRQLDGSATIAAASVQLGCTFVGSIGGEFLAEHEIRITHFSASALVPYSAAAAPGP; from the coding sequence TTGTCGCCCGCTGAGGCGCTGCGGTGCAGGCGCCGCCGCGGCCGCGGCGACGAGGGCATCGTTTCCGTCGAGCTGGCGATCCTCGCGCCGTTGCTGCTGCTGCTGATTTACGGGGCGTTGACGATCGGCGGCGCGGTCTACGCGCGGCACGCCCTCTTCGAGGCGGCCGGCACCACGGCGCGCCTCTGTGCGCTGCAGCCCGACGTGGATTGCCGCGCGCTGGCGACCCAATGCAGCCTCGGCCAGCTCGGCAGCGTTTGCGCCGAGCTCGCGACCTCCTGTCGGCCGGTGATCGTCGAGCAGGCCGACCGGTTGCAGCTGCGGCAGCTCGACGGCAGCGCGACGATCGCAGCGGCGAGCGTTCAGCTCGGCTGCACCTTCGTCGGCAGCATCGGCGGCGAGTTCTTGGCGGAGCATGAGATCCGGATCACGCATTTCTCGGCGTCTGCGCTTGTGCCATACTCGGCGGCGGCGGCGCCTGGCCCCTAG
- a CDS encoding prepilin peptidase, translating into MTLPLRLSEWMLLALGLLAASVADVRVRRVPNWLTMAVLALGLTARALAGGVVALGGGLVGVALGTVLLLVPFARGWLGGGDVKLLAAIGAWLGPVFVVWAALYGTAIGGALSIVYVVWFVPREVRRDVLAGFKAMVLLRRIEAPPVREARFSPPYAIALSAGAMITVTVYAAQLVAR; encoded by the coding sequence ATGACCCTTCCGCTACGTCTCTCTGAGTGGATGCTGCTCGCGCTGGGGCTGCTCGCGGCCTCGGTCGCTGATGTGCGCGTGCGACGCGTGCCCAACTGGCTGACGATGGCGGTGCTGGCCCTCGGGCTGACCGCGCGCGCGCTGGCCGGCGGTGTGGTCGCCTTGGGCGGCGGGCTGGTGGGTGTGGCGCTCGGCACGGTCCTGCTCCTCGTCCCCTTCGCACGCGGCTGGCTCGGTGGTGGTGACGTCAAGTTGCTGGCGGCCATTGGCGCCTGGCTCGGTCCGGTGTTTGTCGTCTGGGCCGCGCTCTACGGGACGGCGATCGGTGGCGCGCTGTCGATCGTTTACGTCGTCTGGTTCGTTCCTCGCGAGGTCCGCCGCGACGTGCTCGCGGGCTTCAAGGCGATGGTGCTGCTGCGGCGCATCGAGGCGCCGCCCGTGCGCGAGGCGCGCTTCAGCCCGCCCTACGCCATCGCGCTGAGCGCGGGGGCAATGATCACGGTGACGGTTTATGCGGCGCAGCTTGTCGCCCGCTGA
- a CDS encoding Flp family type IVb pilin, with the protein MKNLFTRLWHDESALSGIEYGILAAIVAVGLAAAANKLWQKIDAKYTQAAGSVGTPAGHQ; encoded by the coding sequence ATGAAAAACCTGTTCACGCGGCTTTGGCACGATGAGTCTGCCCTCTCGGGCATCGAGTACGGCATTCTGGCGGCGATCGTGGCCGTTGGGCTCGCTGCGGCGGCCAACAAGCTCTGGCAGAAGATCGACGCGAAGTACACTCAGGCGGCGGGGAGTGTGGGCACGCCGGCGGGGCACCAGTAG